DNA from Oscillatoria salina IIICB1:
GCGGATTAATTAATTCTGTCGGTTCATATACTTGATTTTCTAACTCCTTTAATTTAGCTTCGAGATTAATAATTATTTGACGCAGTTTACCTAACTCAGCACTGTCTGTCGTTAGCACTTCCCCTCGCTCGACAATTCCAGGAGTTATCTTTTTTTGTTCTTTGTTTTCTACGTTCGCTCCTACCGAAATATTATTTTTTTCTTCTCTTACTACTCGCTGATTTTCTAACTCGCTCGCTCCAGCTGTTTTTTCCCACTCTAACTCGATAAACTTTCGCTTCTCAGGTTCGGTTTTACTTTCTACTTCGGCTAGTTTTTGGCGCTCTTTTTGGGCTATTTCTGACTCAAATTTAGTCGCTGGCAAACTTCTGCGCTCGGTCTTGCTTTTTTGTTCAATTTGTGCTAAAGTATTACTGTTAACTTCGGTCTCCACAGAACTACCTACAGCTTTACCCGACTCTGAATCAAAGAGCAAATTTTCTAAACTCGACCAAAGAAAATCGAGTTCCGCAGAATTATTTGACAAATCTGTTACTTCGTTACCAGTTTCCTGGGATTCATTTTTCTCAGATTTTGAGTCAATTTCGTCAGCAACTAGCTCTCTTTCGGGGAAAGAAAAAAGTGGCGATCGCGGATTATCTTCCTGGGAATTTCTCCCTACCCAATCCCCTTTTTCTTGCTCAACATTTACCCTTGACTGTTTTAACTTTTTCTTTTCTAAACTCGATTTAAATCCTGAATTATCCTCAGCCAAAATAACTTGAGAATCTGGCGTTAAGTTAGCATCTAAAATACCTAATTCCCACAACAATTTGAGCAAATTTTCTAATTGTTCTCGGTTATTATTATTGCTAGATTCATCAGGCAAAATTGATTTTTCTCGATCGCTATTAGAAGATAATCTTGAACTTTTCATAAGCTGCTATCGGTTACTTTTTCAATGCACCTTTTTCCTCTTATATTATTTTCAACATATCCTTACCTTATTCTTGGATTTTAGTATCCCGCTCGATCGAATGTTTCTTTTCTTCATTTTTGCCATCATCAGGTAACAAAAACTCTGCCTTCATTTTACTATCTGCTGCTTCTTTCAAATCGGGAACAAAATCCGAACCTTTAACTTTGATACAAAGTTCAAATAAAACTTCAGCAAGATCGTCCCGAGAAATTTTAGTTTCTTTCAGGTTAGCAAACCGCTTTTGCAGTTCTTCCAAGACCAAAATTTGTAAATTGTTTACCTCTTGATTTAACTTTTCTCTGGATTGTTCTAATTCTGAACTCAAAGCATTAGTACGACTATTTAAATTACTATGAATAGTTTCCATGCGGTAAATGACTTTTTCTCGTTCTTCGTCAGTTTGTTGACGAATTTTAGTCATTTCTTCGTGACTAGTCAAACTGAGATATTTAAGTTTTTTCTCCCAAGAATCTACAGCCGCATTTAAATCAGCCGAGAAAGAATCTTGAATTTGCTGAAATTCTTCGCGCATCTCTTGCTTAAGTTCAGCTAACTCTATTTCAACTTTTTGAAAGCGTTGCTCAAATTGGCGCGTTTTGTCACCAAACAAAAGGTCGCGAATTTGCTCAATATTACCGAGTCTTTCCCGCATTTCATCTTTACTAAGATCGGACATGATTACTTTTTACCTGCCTGTGAAATTGTTTAGTCTGAATATACAATAATTATGGTTTATACTTTAACATAAGAGTTGCTGCTTGGGTGCATGATTGGCATCAAAAAGCAACTCTTGTTTGACTGTCTACTCCTACCAATAGTCTAGAATATCGAAATTAATTGTCAAAAGGAAAGATGTTGGTAAAATTTATTACAAGCAGATAGTGCGAGGGGGAAACGCCAGTAAAAACCAAGAACAGCTAAAATAATAATTCAGCGCGATCGCTCGAGTTAGTTGTGAATATCTGGTGAAAATAAGGATTCGACATTTGAATTTTATGATTTTTTGGCAAAGGCTACGCCGATCTTGTGGTACTATAGTTTTTAATCAGGCGATCGGGGGACATCTCTGGAAGCGTGTAGTTTCAGTTTCCTTAGTAACTCTGTTCAGTTTGTTTGCTTGTCTGGTGTTAAATACATCACCAGCCCTAGCAGGTATCGATGACGATCGCTTCGATGGTAATATTTTCGCACTTTATGGGGGCAATGGTTCTCTGATTCCGCCGCGAATATCTTTGGCTGAGTCGATGAAGTACGAAAAGCCTGCGCTGCTGGTATTTTATGTGGATGATAGCAGCGATTGTAAGCAGTTTGCGGTGGTGGTTAATCGGTTACAATCTTTTTACGGTCGCGCGGCTAGTTTTATTCCGATTGATGTTGATTCGATTCCGATTAAATCTAGTTATAGTCCCGACGAACCGGGCTATTATTATAAAGGTGTAGTCCCGGAAACAATTTTGATTGATGAGTCGGGTAAGGTTGTTTATGACGGGAAGGGACAAGTTAAATTTGAGGATGTAGATGATGTGTTTCGCGAGGTGTTTAATTTGTTACCTCGTTCGGAATCAGTGGAACTCAAGTTACGTTCTTTTAATGAGTTTAACTCGGAATTAGAAGAATAATCTTCGCTTTTTAGAGACGTTGGCTGCAACGTCTCTACATTTACCAAAAAAAATGGGTTTAAAGCCTCGCTGTTCTACGGCGACTTTGATTGAAAAGAAACTAGAAAGTTAGTACAATAGTTGATCGCGAGTAAAACGAAAATCTACGTGATTCTTCGCTCTAGTAGGTCGAAATCCCGGTAAGTAAGAAACAACGGTTAGATTGGCTCTAACGGCAGTATGACTAAACCACTGCAAGCTTTCTTCAGAGCGAGGAGCGTACTAAACTAGCTGAGTGATGGATGTTTGAAAGCATAAAACTCAAAAAAGTAAGCGCAATATATGCGGCTATATGTCAACATATTGAGCGTCTAGAGGCAACTTGACTGTGCCGGCAAGAGGAAAGAGAACTACTTGTGAATCCCCTCCCTTTAGCAACGCGGAGGGAGGGGAGTAGTCAAATCGATCGCCGATCGCGTTTTACCTAAGTTAATTAAATCTTAACCCGATCCGTAAACAAACGGTTAGACAAATTCGGTTTTCCTTCGTGGGCTATGTTTAGTTCTGGGGTGCGATCGCGTTATACACTGAGGAGTAGTCTTCTTCCTGCAAACCCATTTGCATCGCTTTGGTCACGATTTGCTGCACGCCTTCCAAACCAGTAATATCTAAATTGTCTAGTTGTGCTTGTTCGAGAAACAAATTTATGTCTTTCAGTAGATGTTTTGTGGGAAAATTAGGGTCAGCGAAATTCCGTGCTTCCATACGACTCAATTTCTTATCAAACGTCGGCGCATATAAAGCACTCGATCGCAATATTTGCATAAATTGCTCAACGTCCACCTCTTCCCTTTGAATTAAACCCAAACTTAGTGCAAAACCAGTAGTTAAAGCCGCAATTAATTGATTCAAAGCCAACTTCAGCGCCGCAGCCTTACCCACACTTCCAATTAACATTGGTTCCTCGCCAAAATGCTGTAACAATTGCAACCATTGCTGATATTGTGACTCAGATGCACCCACCATCACCAATAACTCACCGCTTTTAACTTGGGGAATACTACCCAAAACTGGCGCTTCCAGATAATTACCACCAGCCGCAACTACTTTAGCTTGAATATCTCTGCTTTGGGCAGGTGCGATCGTACCCATTTGAATTATCGTGCGATCGCGCAAACTTGTCACCGTCTCTTCAGAAAAAATAACTTGCGCGATCGCCTCCGCATCAGCCAACATTAAAATAGTACAATCAGATCCTTTAATAGCCTCCCGTGGAGTATCCGCAACCTCAGCCCCAGCCTTTTGCAAAGATGTCAACTTCGATTTAGTGCGATTATAAGCCATTACCGCCAGATTTTGCGCCAACAACCTTTCCACCATCGCCTCACCCATCAAACCCGTACCAATAACACCAACCTTCATCAAAAATCTTCCTTAAACGCGAATATTTCACCTCCACCTTACCGTCAACACCCCTTCCATATAACAAATAATCTAGCCCGCGAAGGGGGACCTAGTTCGTGTAGCCGCCCGTTTACGGGTTCGGCTATGATTGGTTTGTTTTTGCTAACTTCTCCTCACCAGACTTCCCTTGCAGAGACACCACCCTTCTCCCACTTGCAGCCTGCTTCCTCACCAAATCAGCAAAAATTGCATCCAAATCGTAATTAAAAGACTTCGCGTGTTCCTCACGAATGCGATGAATTTCTGCTAAAATCTCATCTTTACACATAATTTTCTCCTAATAATTCCAGAGGCGTACAAATTATTGGTAACGTATAGCCAAAATCCCCACAAATCTCAGCCAGCTTTTTCTGAATCTGAGCATTAGCAATATGCTTACAGTTCCAAGTTAGCAGATAATTTAACTCATGAACCGTTGCGGCGGCAATCTGAATCGCATCATTAGCAGCTTTTGCAGGAAGATTACTTCTTTGGAGAAACTCTCTTGTTAACTCTTTTACCACTTGATTAAGTTCGATTAACTCAATTCCGTCAAGCATCTCCAGACGTTTAGCCGCAATTTCCGCATCTCCACGGGCTACCTCATCCAAAACCACTTGAGAAATATAGAGAGTAAAATCATGGCGATGAAATTCCCACCAATCTCTTGTCAATTCTATATGTGCAGCCACGATTAAATTGCGCGTCGATCTGGCGGTAAGATATCCCAGGATACTCGTTTCGATGTAGACAGTTTCACTCATAGCTTGCAAGCTCTTAGTTTCTCTATCGTAACCCGAATCACGAGCCAAAATTATGCTTGAAATCAAACAAATTAGCCCGCGAAGGGGGACCTAGTCCGTGTAGCCGCCCGTTTACGGGTTCGGCTACCTGAGAGAAATTAACCTAACCCCCCAACCCCCTTCCCTCCGAGGGAAGGGGGAGTAATCATTAGTTTCGAGAATCTAAACAGTAGCAATTCTTCTCCCCTCTCCTGGTAGGAGAGGGGTTGGGGGAGAGGTTATTCCCCCAATTGCTAAAATCAAACCAGAAACAACTACACCCACCCAAAAATGCTGCAAAAAATCTGGCGGTGGCTGAAAAACCTCATCCAGCGACTTCTCTCACCCACCCCACCACCACCACCTACCCCACCTCCCCAGCCACCCCGCAAAACTGACACCGAATACGAAAACATCCTTATGGAGTTACTCGACGGTGTAGACGCTGGCTGGAGTCGCGGCAAGATCAAAGGCTTTTTAATCGGGAAAAACACCACTGATAAGAAACTAGCTGCATGGTTGCGTGATTTTGGACAACGATGGGAGTCAACCGAACAACATCGAGAATTAGGGCGACGATTGCGTAAACTGGGTAGAGAAATTGAAGGGGAATTAGGACAAGTAGCCACAGCCATTGCTACGCGACTGCAACCCGTTTCACCACCACCAGATGTGACTTTCAGCGAAGCGACAGATGCTAATCTACCTCCAGTGTCAAGAAGCCCAGAAGCAGCAGCGTTATATAATCGAGGTGGAGAGAAATATTATGCAGGAGATTTGTTAGGTGCGATCGCCGATTTTACCCAAGCCATAACCCTCAATCCTAACGACTACCAAGCATATACTAATCGAGGCAGTGTCTATGCTGAATTAGGACGCTACACAGAGGCTATTGATGATTATACCCAAGCCATAACTCTCAATCCTAACTACTACCAAGCATATTACAATCGTGGCTTTGTCTATAATGCTTTAGGACGCTATGAAGAGGCGATCGTCGATTATACCCAAGCCATAACCCTCAATCCTAACTTCTACGACGCATATACTAATCGTGGCTTTGTCTATCATGAATTAGGACGCAACGAAGAGGCGATCGCCGATTTTACCCAAGCCCTAACCCTCAATCCTCACCACTACCAAGCATATACTAATCGTGGCGCTGTCTATGATGAATTAGGACGCAACGAAGAGGCGATCGCCGATTATACCCAAGTCATAACCCTCAATCCTAACTTCTACGACGCATATACTAATCGTGGCATTGTCTATAATGCTTTAGGACGCAACGAAAAGGCGATCGCCGATTACGATCAAGCTTTGTCTATCAAACCTGATTCTTGGCAAGCTTGGAAAAATCGCGGCTGGGCAATTTTCAACAGCAGAGGCTACCAAGCAGCGATTGAAAACTGGGATGAGGGGTTAACGAAACTCAATCCCGATAACCCAGAATACCAACTCGGTTGCGGTACACTGCATTATGACAAAGGCAAGGCATACTTTTACCAGGCGAAGCGAGAAGAACATCAATGGCGTATATTTTGCCGCGAGGCGATTAAAAGTTATAGAGAAGCCCTAGCTATCTTAGAAGATAACCCGAAACTGCGGGAAACCTATCTCGAAGTCTCACAAAAATTAGTCATTGCTTATCGCAGCGTCGGCGACGAGGAAAAAGCCAAACAAACCTGGGATACTGCTATTGTCATCTTAGAAAAATGGCTTCTAGAAATCCCCGATCGCCTAAATAAAGATCGCCTCACCCGCAAATTTGACCGCTTATACCAGTTAGAAGTCGATCGCCTCGCCCAGTCTACCAACCCCACCGAAAAAATCCAAGCCTTAGTCTTAGCCGAAGCCAGGAAAAATCTCTGTCTCACTTGGATGCAACCCACCCCAGAAAGCCCCCACTATCAGGAAATTTTACCACTTCTCACCAATCGAAGCGATTCTGGGAACCAAAACCGGGCGATAATCTACTGGCATCTCAGCCCCGTAACCATCACCACCTTCATCCTCAAACCAAACGCCGAATTAAAGACTTTCTCCACCCCAACAACCATCTTCGGCGACTCTCCCGACTTTGAAACCTGGATGAAAGACTGGAAACAAGACTACGAAAACAGCCGCAAGAAAACCGCAACCACTGACACCTGGAAAAATGATATCGACTCGCGACTCAACCAACTCGCGTCAATCCTCAACTTAGCAGCAATTCAAGCCGAAATAACCCACAGCCGCGAACTAATCTTAATTCCCCATCGCGACTTACATCTACTTCCCTTACATTACTTTTTCCAAGACACCCACAACACAATTACCTACCTCCCCAGCGCCAAAATCGGCTTATCCCTCGCTACCAAACCTGCGACACCCCTCACCCCTAACGCTAAGTTACTGAATATCGAACCAGAAACCAACGCAGGTTTACTCTTTGCGGAACTTGAAGCGGCGGTTATTACTCATTTTTACCAAAAAAATACCCATTTATACGCAAACGCCGACGCAAATAATGTTATCGCTGCGATGCAACAATCTGCGGCTATTTTCCACTTTACCGGACACGCGGAACACAATTTGCAGGCTGCTAATTACTCCGCTTTAGCTTTAGCCAACCAAACCCAACTCACCCAAAAACAAATTTTCGAGTTAGAATTACCTGCGTATGAATTAGTTTGTCTTTCTGCTTGCGAAACTGGCTTAACCGGAAAGTCAGAATTAATCAGCGAATTTGTCGGTTTAGCGAGTACCTTTCTCGCGAAGCAAACCAGCTTTGTTCTCAGTACATTATGGACTGTGAATGAAATCTCGACGGCGCTGATTATAATTGAATTTTACCGCCAATTGCGAACGGGAAAAACGCCCCCGGTTGCCCTGAAACAAGCCCAAAATTGGTTGCGTAGCGTCACTTATCGAGATTTAGCGAAATGGTATCGCGAATTAGCGGCGGATGTAGCAGCTACGAATGAAGATTGTCAAGAAGATTTAGAAGCAGATGCGGCAATTATTGAGCAGGATTCAGCTAAAATGGAAGCAAATCTTCCTCCTTATCGCAGTGCGTATTTTTGGGCTGGTTTCGTCCTGACAGGTAAGGTATTGTAGGGGCAATCCCCCCGTGGTTGCCCCCGGATTATTATTACCACAGGTAAGATACTGTAGGGGCAATCCCCCCGTGGTTGCCCCTAAATTATTATTACCCCCGTGGTTGCCCCTAAATTATTATTACCCCCGTGGTTGCCCCTAAATTATTATTACCCCCGTGGTTGCCCCTAAATTATTATTACCCCCGTGGTTGCCCCTAAATTATTATTACCCGGAGTGCGAGCGTCTCGCTCGCTGCGTTTATCAATAGATATGTAATAATTGTTATTACCTGATGAGCAACATTTATCATCGCCCGATGACTAAACATTATGAGGGGCAACCACAGGGGGATTGCCCCTACGTGGGTGAAAACAATTCAGGCAATAATTAACCTTTATTTTTGTGGAAAGATGAGACAATTTGATTTTTACAGATTACAAAATAAATAGGGGCAACCACAGGGGGATTGCCCCTACGTGGGTGAAAACAATTCAGGCAATAATTAACTTTTATTTTTGTGGAAAGATGAGACAATTTGATTTTTACAGATTACAAGATAAATAGGGGCAACCACAGGGGGATTGCCCCTACGTGGGTGAAAAGAATTTAGGTTTATTTTTGAGGCGTAAAAAATGAAACAATCAGATATTCATAGATTAAAAGCTTTTTTAGTCGCGTTGGTACAATTACCAGCAACTTTACCCGACGATTTACATCAAGAAATTAACGCTTTAGGAAATTATCGAGATCCGGAATTATTGATTAAACAAATCAAACTTTTAGTCAAACGTGCAGAAATTAATCAATTCTATGACAAAGCTTACCAGGAATTCAGATCGCACTATCATGCTCAACCAAAAGATAAAATTATGCGTCCCGCGAAAGGAAGTTTAGAAACGGCGCAAGAAAATGCAGAAGATGAAGAAACAAATGTTTCCCTTCCTGCGACAGTAGTGGTAGAATCAATTGATAAATTAAGCGATATTTTTCAAGGCGATGTTATAGAAAACTCGCGGAAATCTTACGAGCAATTTCAAGCAAATCCACCAGAAAATATAACGACTCCAGATTACTGTAATTGGGCTGAACATTTGTGCAAACTTTAATTGGCTATCCTCAACTTTTTCTCTTTGCTTATCAACTGCGAGAACCTAACACCAAAGAATACAAATCTTGGTTAGCGGAGTTGGAGGATTTACGTCAACGTTTGCAAATTCCCAGCGAGGCTAAATACCACCAAAATCGCGATTATTATTTCCAAACCTATCAACTAGAAGGTATTTACAATTACCTCGATTTTGGCGATACAGATAATCTTTTAGTCGGCTGTTCTTTTTTACACCAAAAACCTGCCGATGTCAACTGTTTGGAACAATTTAAAACCAAGCTCGATATTCAAGCAAATATTGGCAAAGTTTGGCTAATTTTAGGACATTTAGACTTTCCTAATAGCACCGCACCGGAAACATTAGCTCAAACCATTTATCAAACTTTTAATCCGACAAAAAACACGGTAGATTTGCAAACTGGTACATTAGCGAATATTCCTTTTTTTGCCGATCTTGAGTCAAATATTATAATTTTTCTTGCGCCAAATCAAGACATTTTAGATAAAATAACTAGCTTTTATTACGAACTACTTCGTCTCTTTTCCTATCAACAAAAAATCGCCTGGATCGAGCAACAAAGCCGGATAATTAAAGAAAAATCAGTAAGCGAAGGGTTCTTTCTTCATCCTGATGAAATTACTAAAGAAGTTAAAACAAATCCACAATTATTTTTAGATATAGCTCAATTACAAGAATTAAAAAAACATTTACTGGAAAATTTAGGTAAACTAACCAAATATACGATAGGAACAGAAGGTTTAGCCGTCCAATTACAAAGCTTGAAAACTAATCTTAACAGCTACGAAAAACGCTTACAAGTTATCCAAAAAAAAGCCAGCGAAATCGGTGAAACTGATTTAAAATTACTCGCAGACTTCCAAAATATTATTGCACCAAGATACCTGAATCAAATCGAACGCGACTATGCGAGTTTATCTCCCGGTTTAAAAGTACGGGAACAATATATCAATACTATCAGAGGATTGGTGGAAATTTCGCAAGCGGAGCGCGATCGCCGCAGCGAAACCCAAAACCGTCATTTCCAAAACAAAGTCGCTTACATCGGCGTTGGCTTGGGTACAGCCTCCGTTACAGCTTCCTCTGTGGCTAACTTCGCCGAAGAAATCAGAGAGTACCCGCCTTTCAACTCCCGCGCCATTGTACCACTTCCCGCACCCTGGCTCAACTTCAGCGTCGCTCTCACAATTAGCATTTTAGTCGGCTTAATTTCTGGGGGTTTGACATGGTTACTCTTACCCCGCGAAAAATAAACTAGCTCTCGTTCCTAGGCTCCGCCTAGGGACGCACCTCCAGAGGCTCTGCCTCGATAAAATGGGTGGAGGCAGGAGCCTCCGTAAGAGTTCCCCGGCGGAGCCAGGGAACCAGGGAAGGTGGAACCAGGGAAATAAATTAGCTCTCGTTCCTAGGCTCCGCCTAGGGACGCACCTCCAGAGGCTCTGCCTCGATAAAATGGGTGGAGGCAGGAGCCTCTGAAAGGGTTCCCCGGCGGAGCCAGGGAACCAGGGAAATAAATTAGCTCTCGTTCCTAGGCTCCGCCTAGGGACGCACCTCCAGAGGCTCTGCCTCGATAAAATGGTGGGAGGCGGAGCCTCCGTAAGAGTTCCCTGGCTCCGCCAGGGAACCAGGGAAGGTGGAAAAATAATCTTACACGGTTAGAGGTATATTTTATGGAAGAAATCCTAACTCTGAAAAATTTACTACTTAAGGGAGATATTAAAGGATCGCTAGCTATTGTTGAAGAACTCGAAGAAATGAGTAAAAACGATCTGATAAATAATATTCGTAGTCATGCTATCATACTCTTATTACATCTGATTAAACAACAAGCAGAAAATCGCTCTACTCGTTCTTGGGATGTTTCAATTCGCAATTCAGTGCGAGAAATTCAGCGCAAAAATAAGCGACGCAAAGCTGGAGGTTATTATTTAACTTCTGAAGAGTTACGAGAGACTTTAGCCGAGGCTTATTTGAATGCTATTGATGAAGCTTCTTTAGAGGTAGAAGGGGGGCGTTATCTTACTGAAGAATTAGCAAATTTGGTTAACAAAGAAGAAATTATTAATTCTGCTTTAAATTTGATTTCAACCAGTGAAGTTTAACTGGAGGCGGAGCCTCTGAAAGGGTTCCCCGGCGGAGCCAGGGAACGAGAATAAATTTATTCCCACTCGATAGTTCCAGGCGGTTTCGAGGTAATATCGTAAACGACACGATTAACGCCTTTCACTTCGTTAACAATGCGATTCGAGATTACCTCTAAAAGATCGTAAGGCGATCGCGACCAATCCGCAGTCATCCCATCTTCGCTGGAGACAAAACGTAGTACAATCGGATAAGCGTATGTACGGCGATCGCCCATAACTCCTACACTGCGAATTGGCAACAATACCGCAAATGCTTGCCAAAACTCATTATACAGTCCCCACTTACTAATCTCATCGCGAACGATGAAATCCGCATCCCGTAAGATATTCAGCTTCTCCGCCGTAACTTCACCGAGAATGCGAATTGCTAAACCGGGACCCGGAAAAGGATGACGTTGGATAATTTCTGCGGGTAAACCGATCGCTTTCCCAACTTTACGCACTTCGTCTTTAAATAGTTTACGCAAAGGCTCGACTAATTTAAAGCGTAAATTTTTCGGTAAACCACCGACATTGTGGTGACTCTTGATTTTCACCGCAACTCTTTCCCCAGTTTTGGGATCGACATTCGTATCGGCAGATTCGATCACATCAGGGTAAAGTGTACCTTGAGCGAGATAGTCAAAAGGTCCCAAACGTTGCGATTCTGATTCAAAAACGCTGATAAACTCATGTCCAATCCGACGACGCTTTTCTTCAGGATCGGTTACACCTTTCACTTGTTCGAGAAAGCGATCGCGTGCGTTAACATATTCTACCGGAATATGGAACTGCTCATTAAATATCTTCAACAATCGCTCAGGCTCACCTTTACGCATAAAGCCTTGGTCGATAAACATACAAGTTAGTTTGTCACCGATCGCGCGATGAAGCAAGAAAGCCAAAGTTGAAGAGTCAACACCACCAGAAAGCGCTAACAAAACTCGTTTATCGCCAATCTTTGCCTTAATTTCGCGAATCGACTCTTCGACAAAAGCTTCTGTGGTCCAAGTTGGCTCACAATCACAAATATGATAAACAAAATTACGAATTAAAGCGATCCCGCCGATAGAATGAACAACTTCCGGATGAAATTGGACACCATAGAGTTTCCGATCGTGATCCGCGATCGCCGCACAAGGTGTATTCTCAGTATGAGCCAAAATTTCAAATCCAGCAGGTAACTCCGTACAAGAGTCACCATGACTCATCCACATCGTCGCACCATCTTCCACATTTGTCAGCAAATCGGTAGGATCGTCAATAAACAGCGAAGCTTTCCCATATTCACCGCGTTTTGCTCTTTCTACACCACCACCTAACTGTTGCACCATCAACTGCATTCCGTAACAGACACCGAGAATAGGAATTCCCAGATGCCAAATTTCGCGATCGCATTTCGGTGCCAGGTCATCGTAAACTGAATTAGGACCCCCAGAAAGGATGATTCCTTTGGGATTAAGCTGACGCAACTGCTCTGCTGTCGTACGATAAGAAAGTACCTCAGAATATACTTGAGTTTCCCGAATTCTACGAGCAATCAATTCTGAATATTGAGAGCCAAAGTCAAGAATAACAATCATTTGCCGATTAAGGCTCTTAGTTATCGGCTTTGTTGGTAAAGCCTCAGCCTGGTTGGATAATTTTTCTGTCTGGGTAGTCACGGTTAAAATTGAATTTGCAAGGGGTTTGTGGAGCCTTTCAGCAACCAATTGTTTAGCGATACAACAAACATCTATTCGGTGGAGGAATAGATGCACAAAAGCTGTTTAATTTAGTCGCGCATTAATTTTTGTATATTCTTGCAATTTTAGCACAATTTGGCAAGCAAAGTAGTTACCTTTGAACTTTGGGCGATAATTTTTCTTTCTCGTCCAAAAAGAATTGCCCCAACCTCAACTTCACTTTCACAGTGCTTCTGGATATAATCTTGAGAGCGAGTAGCAATCTCTGTCGCCAACTTACCATAAACTTGTTCTACCCACGTACTCGCACTGTCAGTATCTATCTCCCGCAATAACTGCAACGCTGCTTCCGTAGTTGGACAAGCAAATATTTGCTGCAAAATAGAAGTTGGTAAACCACACTCAGCACAATAAGCAGTCAAAATTTCTAATCTCCCATCAGCAAGATGGTGATGCGTATGAAAAATTCCTCCCGCTAACTTAATCAGTTTACCGTGATAGCCAAACAGCAAAAGCGACTTTACTTGCGAAATTCCCGCCGCAACTAACATAGCACCAATCCAATTCGCCGTTTTCACCAAATATTTGGCGTCAATACCTAGCCTTTGCGCCAAGTTTAAACCATTTTCGCCCAAACAAAACACGAGAATCTCGCTATTTTCTGCCTTCTGCTGTAACTCTTCCCGATACAATTCTAACTGCTCCGGAGCGCTCAAAGGTTGCGAAATTCCCGTAGTCCCCAGCAGCGAAAGTCCCTCCAACACCCCAAAAGCCGCATTAGAAGTTCGTTGTGCCAAGCGGCGACCTTCAGGTAAAATAATTGTCACCTCAATTTT
Protein-coding regions in this window:
- a CDS encoding type II toxin-antitoxin system VapC family toxin, producing MSETVYIETSILGYLTARSTRNLIVAAHIELTRDWWEFHRHDFTLYISQVVLDEVARGDAEIAAKRLEMLDGIELIELNQVVKELTREFLQRSNLPAKAANDAIQIAAATVHELNYLLTWNCKHIANAQIQKKLAEICGDFGYTLPIICTPLELLGENYV
- a CDS encoding thylakoid membrane photosystem I accumulation factor yields the protein MIFWQRLRRSCGTIVFNQAIGGHLWKRVVSVSLVTLFSLFACLVLNTSPALAGIDDDRFDGNIFALYGGNGSLIPPRISLAESMKYEKPALLVFYVDDSSDCKQFAVVVNRLQSFYGRAASFIPIDVDSIPIKSSYSPDEPGYYYKGVVPETILIDESGKVVYDGKGQVKFEDVDDVFREVFNLLPRSESVELKLRSFNEFNSELEE
- a CDS encoding DUF29 family protein; its protein translation is MEEILTLKNLLLKGDIKGSLAIVEELEEMSKNDLINNIRSHAIILLLHLIKQQAENRSTRSWDVSIRNSVREIQRKNKRRKAGGYYLTSEELRETLAEAYLNAIDEASLEVEGGRYLTEELANLVNKEEIINSALNLISTSEV
- a CDS encoding NAD(P)-dependent oxidoreductase, translated to MKVGVIGTGLMGEAMVERLLAQNLAVMAYNRTKSKLTSLQKAGAEVADTPREAIKGSDCTILMLADAEAIAQVIFSEETVTSLRDRTIIQMGTIAPAQSRDIQAKVVAAGGNYLEAPVLGSIPQVKSGELLVMVGASESQYQQWLQLLQHFGEEPMLIGSVGKAAALKLALNQLIAALTTGFALSLGLIQREEVDVEQFMQILRSSALYAPTFDKKLSRMEARNFADPNFPTKHLLKDINLFLEQAQLDNLDITGLEGVQQIVTKAMQMGLQEEDYSSVYNAIAPQN
- a CDS encoding CHAT domain-containing protein, coding for MLQKIWRWLKNLIQRLLSPTPPPPPTPPPQPPRKTDTEYENILMELLDGVDAGWSRGKIKGFLIGKNTTDKKLAAWLRDFGQRWESTEQHRELGRRLRKLGREIEGELGQVATAIATRLQPVSPPPDVTFSEATDANLPPVSRSPEAAALYNRGGEKYYAGDLLGAIADFTQAITLNPNDYQAYTNRGSVYAELGRYTEAIDDYTQAITLNPNYYQAYYNRGFVYNALGRYEEAIVDYTQAITLNPNFYDAYTNRGFVYHELGRNEEAIADFTQALTLNPHHYQAYTNRGAVYDELGRNEEAIADYTQVITLNPNFYDAYTNRGIVYNALGRNEKAIADYDQALSIKPDSWQAWKNRGWAIFNSRGYQAAIENWDEGLTKLNPDNPEYQLGCGTLHYDKGKAYFYQAKREEHQWRIFCREAIKSYREALAILEDNPKLRETYLEVSQKLVIAYRSVGDEEKAKQTWDTAIVILEKWLLEIPDRLNKDRLTRKFDRLYQLEVDRLAQSTNPTEKIQALVLAEARKNLCLTWMQPTPESPHYQEILPLLTNRSDSGNQNRAIIYWHLSPVTITTFILKPNAELKTFSTPTTIFGDSPDFETWMKDWKQDYENSRKKTATTDTWKNDIDSRLNQLASILNLAAIQAEITHSRELILIPHRDLHLLPLHYFFQDTHNTITYLPSAKIGLSLATKPATPLTPNAKLLNIEPETNAGLLFAELEAAVITHFYQKNTHLYANADANNVIAAMQQSAAIFHFTGHAEHNLQAANYSALALANQTQLTQKQIFELELPAYELVCLSACETGLTGKSELISEFVGLASTFLAKQTSFVLSTLWTVNEISTALIIIEFYRQLRTGKTPPVALKQAQNWLRSVTYRDLAKWYRELAADVAATNEDCQEDLEADAAIIEQDSAKMEANLPPYRSAYFWAGFVLTGKVL